TTTTGAATATGTCGGGAGTGATTTCGAAAACGACATGAAGATGATGGCCGCCGATCCTGAAACCCAGCGGTGGTGGAGTTTCTGCATGCCCTTGCAGGAACCGCTCGAAACCCGCAAGGAAGGCGAATGGTGGGCTGAGATGGAAGAGGTGTTTCACACCTACTGAAGGAGAATTAACTATGGATCCTGGCTACCTGTTTACTGCCTTGGTCTGGGGATCGATCGGCATGGGATTCTTCATCTACGGGAAGAAAAAGAAACGTATTGTTCCCCTCGTCGGAGGCATTGTGCTCATGGGAATCTCTTACCTTGTGAAAACACCCCTGAACCTTTCCTTTGTCAGCGTGGTTCTGATTGCGGGGATCTATCTGGTGAGCAAGAGGGTGTGAAGATGTAAGAATAATACAGGGCGGAAAAAAAACGGCGATACATAAAGATCAGGGTGTATCCAGGGATCGGATTTCACCGGTTTCCTGAATTACAACCGGGAAACCTTCCAATGATGAAGGAATATTTTTTGTTATTTCCGGTGTTTTCTTTACCACGAGCACCAGAACGCAATCCTTCCCATTCTTCTTACCCTGAGCAGTTCCCACCACCCCTGGAATGGACATCAATTCCGGTGTATGTTTTTTTAACACTTCCTCTATTGACATTTTTTTTACTTCCGTCGGTTTTTTTTTGTTTGCGCAGCTGATTATATCTATAGAAATGGTTATCATTCCGATACCTATAAGAACCAGAAAAACAAATCGAATAATGGAGAATCTTCTTTTTTCATTTTTGACAGAATATGCTGACACTTTTGAACTTCCCTAAAATAACAGGGAAAGAAAAGGTTCTGAAATTCAGCCTCTTCTTTCCCTGTTTTGTTGAAAGAATGCACGTTGGATAATGAAATTACTGCCCGTCGATGGTCACTCCGAGTGCTGAAAATGCTGAAAGAACATCACCAATTTGAT
This Candidatus Latescibacter sp. DNA region includes the following protein-coding sequences:
- a CDS encoding L-rhamnose mutarotase, translated to MKRYGSVLKVKPGCLEEYKRLHAAVWPSVLNMIKKCNIRNYSIYYKDGYLFSYFEYVGSDFENDMKMMAADPETQRWWSFCMPLQEPLETRKEGEWWAEMEEVFHTY